The following are from one region of the Methanospirillum hungatei genome:
- a CDS encoding gamma carbonic anhydrase family protein has product MQIHQNIPKAAFIAPNATIIGDVEAGSEVNVWYGAVIRADKDLITIGERSNIQDNCVVHTSKGHPVRIGDDVSVGHGAILHGCTIGNTVLIGMGAIVLNGAVIGDNTIIGAGAVVTERKVVPPGSLVLGMPGKVIRTISDEEITGIKTNASEYVKLARVHAHE; this is encoded by the coding sequence ATGCAGATCCATCAGAATATTCCTAAGGCTGCCTTCATTGCACCAAATGCTACGATAATCGGTGATGTGGAGGCTGGCTCCGAGGTTAATGTCTGGTACGGAGCAGTCATCCGTGCAGATAAAGACCTGATTACTATTGGAGAGCGATCTAATATTCAGGATAATTGTGTTGTCCATACCTCGAAAGGACATCCGGTACGGATAGGAGATGATGTATCCGTAGGTCATGGCGCAATCCTTCATGGATGCACAATTGGGAATACGGTTCTTATTGGAATGGGCGCTATTGTTTTAAATGGGGCTGTAATTGGTGATAATACTATTATCGGAGCTGGAGCAGTTGTTACTGAAAGAAAAGTTGTTCCCCCCGGTTCATTGGTTTTAGGTATGCCTGGAAAGGTAATCAGAACAATTTCTGATGAAGAGATCACCGGAATTAAAACAAATGCATCTGAATATGTAAAACTTGCACGGGTACATGCACATGAATGA
- a CDS encoding 6-hydroxymethylpterin diphosphokinase MptE-like protein has translation MKYEEWEPIYQEICDYFSFDPSDDERAAQILASLTTGNAYQLISHRIKNSIVTVCGNAPSLRNELSQISGVIIAADAAAGVLIQNNITPDVIVTDLDGIDDYAINLNKNGTILVVHAHGDNIPRLYSWVPKFEGPLILTTQGKPFSHVYNFGGFTDGDRAVYMAHELQAREIHLIGFDLNDPDVTPMKKGKLFWAGKLLSLLGYESFGMDN, from the coding sequence GTGAAGTATGAGGAATGGGAGCCAATATACCAGGAAATTTGTGATTATTTCTCCTTTGATCCGTCTGATGATGAACGAGCTGCACAAATCCTAGCAAGTCTGACAACCGGGAATGCATACCAGCTCATTTCTCATCGCATAAAAAATTCCATCGTCACAGTCTGTGGGAATGCTCCTTCCCTTCGAAACGAATTATCTCAAATCTCTGGAGTTATCATAGCAGCTGATGCCGCTGCTGGAGTATTAATTCAAAATAACATTACTCCGGATGTGATTGTTACTGATCTTGACGGGATTGATGATTATGCAATAAATCTCAACAAAAATGGAACAATTCTGGTAGTTCATGCACATGGTGATAATATTCCGAGGCTGTACTCATGGGTACCAAAATTTGAAGGACCTTTGATCCTGACAACTCAGGGAAAACCATTCTCTCATGTATATAATTTCGGAGGTTTTACTGATGGTGACCGGGCAGTTTACATGGCACATGAATTGCAGGCACGTGAAATTCACCTCATCGGATTTGATCTCAATGATCCGGATGTAACACCGATGAAAAAAGGAAAACTTTTCTGGGCAGGAAAACTGCTTTCATTACTTGGGTATGAATCCTTCGGCATGGATAATTGA
- the pyrB gene encoding aspartate carbamoyltransferase has translation MNHIISIHDLDRGQIDRLLFRAGEVTNEYAGKEPLKGKILGLLFFEPSTRTRMSFESAMLRLGGSCMNLGGVEVSSMAKGETLADTIRVVSGYADAIVLRHPKVGAARLASEFSDIPILNGGDGAGQHPSQTLIDLYTIRQSMSLDNINIGLIGDLMYGRTTHSLAYALTHYNARIHTIAPKGLGLPDSIRDNLEERGSSVIEHDSIEEIIEELDVIYVTRLQRERFPDPAKFFDVSSSYRITPSLLSDVKEHLAILHPLPRVDEIDPAVDCLPYARYFEQARNGVPVRMAMLTEVMS, from the coding sequence ATGAATCATATCATCTCTATCCATGATCTGGACAGGGGCCAGATAGACAGGCTCCTTTTCAGGGCTGGAGAAGTAACCAATGAATATGCAGGAAAGGAACCGCTCAAAGGAAAAATTCTCGGTCTCCTCTTTTTTGAACCAAGCACCCGGACACGAATGTCATTTGAATCGGCCATGCTTCGTCTGGGCGGCTCATGTATGAACCTTGGCGGTGTGGAAGTTAGTTCAATGGCAAAAGGAGAGACACTTGCTGATACTATCAGAGTTGTCAGCGGGTATGCTGATGCGATTGTGCTTCGCCATCCAAAAGTCGGTGCTGCACGTCTTGCAAGTGAATTTTCAGATATTCCAATTCTGAATGGAGGAGACGGAGCTGGTCAGCATCCATCACAAACTCTTATTGATCTGTATACCATCCGGCAGTCAATGTCTCTTGATAATATTAACATCGGATTAATTGGCGATCTGATGTATGGGCGGACCACCCATTCACTGGCATATGCACTTACCCATTATAATGCCAGAATCCATACAATCGCCCCGAAAGGGCTTGGACTTCCGGATTCTATACGCGATAACCTTGAGGAGCGTGGCTCGTCTGTTATCGAACATGACTCAATCGAGGAGATTATCGAGGAACTTGATGTCATATATGTAACCCGCCTCCAACGGGAAAGGTTTCCAGATCCTGCCAAGTTCTTTGATGTTTCGTCAAGTTATCGTATTACTCCATCACTTTTGTCTGATGTAAAAGAACACCTTGCAATTCTGCATCCGCTTCCACGAGTAGATGAGATAGATCCAGCTGTTGACTGCCTGCCATATGCCCGGTATTTTGAACAGGCAAGAAATGGTGTTCCGGTCAGAATGGCCATGCTCACCGAGGTGATGTCATGA
- a CDS encoding HEAT repeat domain-containing protein, whose protein sequence is MKSIFRPNPEKMRLKGDLSGLLRLLDPKYDTDLRIEAILALGRMKTPVAVDELIQLFHDPDDDIRTAASNGLVLIGTEALGPLVASLSTSDDITAGMVHVALTTMGDEAAQEIISHIPNLQGIGFERAGFILNSMGPKVIPILIDSFGTQDPTTIRFIEGLFETFGRAAIQPLIRGLSHDQEEVRARISAYLIILGDQVVLDLLSSCAQDEDWLRELKFYIISEIGKPALDPLYLGLKDPNPVISSMAQKAFLEYGESAIVPLISGLYDSDIEVRKVSENALIRIGEPIVPHLIEELSFRRDTEREPIVSAIQHIGEPAIPYLIQNLNQAKGERLKTLIQILSRMGAITLPYLIGSVKEQSETSSLREAFLSMGRLAFPFLEEASERERGKTAIFAVDLLRRIDPVRSVEPMVTALYHPDKEVRETALENLVESGEIAIPRLVQVLGSGNEDAVELARMALVNNGEPAVPHLIDALSDPMGSNVSLVKEIIRENGVKALPYLIPLMVPGKDGSRDVTELIEETGLDATPYLLDALHNAGPDLAEPVKSHLTVLFQKDPETFVKRLFTGSSLDTDLMYSLVYPSPQVIIPFLIDIFQGDDSSKALVAGDLLSRFGKDALDPFITALRNESDDDRKLEITSFLIRIGPDAIPTLVSLLGDENLAPYAMAALSAIGEPAVPALLPLLKSSDPGVQQYTILALTRIGPPAATALMALMQEDEGLVPLISRILAEMGGAALPELIQELQALQAEGQEGSSRGIAVMSLITEIALSKPSDLKHLFAIEDPLLTGMFERIFISKGEQILPSVLEAVMNEPDIPHLASSIFISMRSPSQTTVTRLLKSVEPGDRRKIALLKILGILKDPSSPSLMYDTLQDPDQNIRMTAIRELGKFGREALEPLTDAMHDPDPKVRAAAVESLGDIGLPVLDQLITALKDQDGNIRAAAITGIAKIGEPGQFMLVQSLDDKDRNVRMAVARLLEKSGWKPKYTTDRLSYLFAKEMFDELIRIGPPSVDTLARGLHDDDAEIREKSRDALTIIRDSIKV, encoded by the coding sequence ATGAAGTCAATTTTCAGACCAAATCCGGAAAAGATGAGACTTAAAGGGGATCTGAGTGGTCTTCTCCGGTTATTGGATCCGAAGTATGATACAGATTTACGGATCGAAGCAATACTTGCGCTTGGACGAATGAAAACTCCTGTCGCAGTAGATGAACTGATTCAACTCTTTCATGATCCGGATGATGATATCAGAACTGCTGCTTCGAATGGGCTTGTCCTAATAGGAACTGAAGCACTGGGCCCCCTTGTGGCTTCTCTCTCAACCAGTGATGATATCACTGCCGGGATGGTACATGTTGCTCTGACCACTATGGGCGATGAAGCAGCTCAGGAAATTATTTCTCATATTCCTAATCTTCAGGGTATTGGATTTGAACGAGCAGGTTTTATTCTGAATTCAATGGGACCGAAAGTAATTCCTATTCTCATTGATTCATTTGGAACGCAGGATCCAACCACGATACGGTTTATTGAAGGATTGTTTGAAACATTTGGCAGAGCAGCAATTCAACCTTTGATTCGGGGACTCTCTCATGACCAGGAAGAAGTCAGGGCACGTATATCAGCTTACCTTATCATTCTCGGAGATCAGGTCGTTCTTGATCTACTGAGTTCCTGTGCCCAGGATGAAGACTGGCTTCGTGAATTGAAATTTTACATAATCAGTGAAATTGGAAAACCTGCTTTAGATCCATTGTATCTGGGTTTAAAAGATCCAAATCCGGTGATTTCCTCAATGGCCCAGAAGGCATTTTTGGAGTACGGTGAGTCAGCTATCGTACCTTTGATATCTGGTTTGTATGACTCTGATATTGAGGTTCGGAAAGTATCTGAAAATGCTCTGATTCGTATAGGTGAGCCTATTGTTCCGCACCTCATTGAAGAGTTATCATTCAGGCGGGATACAGAAAGAGAACCAATTGTATCTGCGATTCAGCATATAGGGGAGCCAGCTATTCCCTACCTCATACAAAACCTCAATCAGGCAAAAGGTGAGAGGTTAAAGACTCTGATTCAGATACTTTCCCGGATGGGGGCCATTACACTTCCCTATCTTATTGGGTCGGTAAAAGAGCAGTCTGAAACTAGTTCTCTGAGAGAGGCATTTCTTTCAATGGGGCGGTTGGCATTTCCATTTCTGGAGGAAGCATCTGAACGGGAACGAGGAAAAACCGCAATTTTTGCCGTAGATCTTCTACGAAGAATTGATCCGGTCCGTTCAGTTGAACCTATGGTAACTGCACTCTATCATCCTGATAAGGAGGTCAGGGAGACCGCTTTAGAAAATCTTGTAGAGTCTGGGGAAATTGCGATTCCACGACTCGTTCAGGTACTGGGTTCTGGAAATGAGGACGCGGTGGAGCTTGCCAGGATGGCCCTTGTCAATAATGGTGAACCGGCAGTCCCTCATCTTATCGATGCTCTATCTGATCCAATGGGGTCAAATGTCTCATTAGTAAAGGAAATTATTCGTGAAAATGGAGTAAAGGCTCTTCCGTATCTAATTCCTCTGATGGTTCCTGGAAAAGATGGAAGTAGGGATGTGACTGAGCTTATCGAAGAAACGGGGTTAGATGCCACACCCTATCTTCTCGATGCGTTACATAACGCTGGTCCTGATCTTGCTGAACCAGTTAAATCTCACCTGACTGTTTTATTTCAGAAGGATCCGGAGACATTTGTAAAACGACTTTTCACTGGGAGCTCACTGGATACTGACCTTATGTATAGTTTGGTTTATCCTTCTCCACAGGTTATCATCCCATTCCTGATTGATATTTTCCAGGGTGATGATAGTTCAAAGGCATTGGTAGCCGGAGATCTTCTTTCACGGTTTGGAAAAGATGCTTTAGATCCTTTCATTACTGCATTACGAAATGAATCTGATGATGATAGAAAACTCGAAATTACCAGTTTCTTAATTCGCATTGGGCCGGATGCTATTCCGACGCTGGTTTCCCTGCTTGGGGACGAAAACCTGGCACCATATGCCATGGCTGCATTAAGTGCAATTGGAGAACCTGCTGTTCCTGCCCTTCTTCCTCTCCTGAAAAGTTCAGATCCTGGAGTCCAGCAGTATACCATTCTTGCATTAACTCGTATTGGACCACCAGCTGCTACTGCTCTTATGGCTCTGATGCAGGAAGATGAGGGTCTTGTTCCGCTTATCAGTCGGATTTTAGCAGAAATGGGTGGAGCTGCCCTTCCAGAATTAATACAGGAACTTCAGGCATTACAAGCTGAAGGCCAGGAAGGAAGTAGTCGTGGAATTGCGGTAATGTCTCTCATCACTGAGATCGCACTTTCAAAACCATCAGATCTCAAACACCTTTTTGCTATAGAGGATCCGCTACTCACCGGTATGTTTGAACGGATTTTCATAAGCAAAGGAGAGCAGATCCTCCCATCTGTTCTGGAAGCGGTGATGAATGAACCTGATATTCCACACCTTGCATCTTCAATCTTTATCTCGATGCGCTCTCCATCACAAACTACCGTTACCAGACTACTAAAATCTGTAGAACCAGGCGATCGGCGGAAGATTGCTCTCCTTAAAATTCTGGGAATTCTTAAAGATCCATCATCTCCATCACTCATGTATGATACACTGCAGGATCCTGATCAAAACATCAGGATGACTGCTATTCGTGAACTTGGAAAATTCGGACGTGAGGCATTAGAACCACTTACCGATGCTATGCATGATCCTGATCCAAAAGTCCGTGCGGCTGCTGTAGAGTCTCTTGGTGACATCGGACTTCCTGTGTTAGACCAGCTTATCACTGCATTAAAAGATCAGGATGGTAATATCCGGGCTGCTGCTATTACTGGGATTGCTAAAATTGGAGAACCCGGTCAGTTTATGCTTGTCCAGTCGCTTGATGACAAAGACAGGAATGTCCGAATGGCGGTTGCACGATTGCTTGAAAAGAGTGGATGGAAACCAAAATATACGACTGACAGGCTCAGTTATCTCTTTGCGAAAGAGATGTTTGATGAACTCATTCGTATTGGTCCACCAAGCGTGGATACATTAGCACGAGGACTTCACGATGATGATGCAGAAATCCGGGAAAAATCTCGGGATGCTCTCACCATTATCAGGGACTCAATAAAGGTTTAA
- a CDS encoding phosphopantetheine adenylyltransferase yields the protein MKIMVGGTFDPLHDGHRLLIKRAFDLATPEGKVIIGLTSDSFANRKTHPIHPYAERHQDLVEFIGSLRTITRWEIEELHDQYGSTLDADFDALVVSEETFPVGKNINQKRRERGKPCIEIHMIRCVLAEDGRWISSTRIWRGEIDIHGRLIQKDERKEDESDDMC from the coding sequence ATGAAAATAATGGTGGGGGGCACTTTTGATCCTCTGCATGATGGACACCGGCTCCTCATCAAACGCGCCTTTGATCTGGCAACTCCTGAAGGAAAGGTAATAATAGGCCTGACCAGTGATTCTTTTGCTAATCGAAAAACTCATCCAATTCATCCATATGCAGAACGCCACCAGGATTTAGTCGAATTTATCGGCTCTTTGAGAACCATAACCCGGTGGGAAATCGAAGAACTGCATGATCAATATGGTTCGACTCTGGATGCTGATTTTGATGCCCTGGTTGTCAGTGAAGAAACATTTCCGGTTGGTAAAAATATCAATCAGAAACGGCGTGAACGGGGGAAACCATGTATTGAAATTCACATGATACGGTGTGTTCTTGCAGAAGACGGACGGTGGATTTCAAGCACTCGTATCTGGCGTGGTGAAATAGATATCCATGGAAGGCTCATCCAGAAAGATGAGCGAAAAGAAGATGAATCAGATGATATGTGCTGA
- the pyrI gene encoding aspartate carbamoyltransferase regulatory subunit, whose amino-acid sequence MTDDEPKRTLVISTIENGTVIDHINAGEALTVLRILGITGSTQECVSVATNVISKTHEKKDVVKIENRELKAKEVDCIALVAPNATINIIRNFRVIEKKGVIIPPVLIGVLRCPNPCCITNTNEPVLSRFEMKRKKAVCSYCDAVISSDISAHII is encoded by the coding sequence ATGACCGATGATGAACCGAAACGAACCCTGGTTATTAGTACTATTGAAAACGGGACGGTAATTGATCACATAAATGCAGGAGAAGCATTGACTGTTCTTCGTATTCTTGGAATTACGGGGAGCACACAGGAATGTGTCAGTGTTGCAACTAATGTTATCAGTAAAACCCATGAAAAAAAGGATGTAGTAAAGATTGAGAACAGGGAATTAAAAGCAAAAGAAGTTGATTGTATCGCTCTTGTCGCTCCCAATGCCACGATTAATATTATCCGGAACTTCAGGGTCATTGAAAAGAAGGGAGTAATAATCCCTCCGGTATTGATTGGTGTGTTACGGTGCCCGAATCCATGTTGCATTACCAATACCAATGAACCGGTTTTAAGCCGGTTTGAGATGAAGAGAAAAAAGGCAGTGTGTTCTTATTGTGATGCTGTCATTTCTTCAGATATTTCAGCACATATCATCTGA
- a CDS encoding CBS domain-containing protein — MDGSFKIGRLFGIPVLIHFTFLLIIPLFAWIIGSDIDFTIQMVSNTFQVDIDDSLIISGYIPYLLGAIIALGLFVGVFIHELSHSLIALRAGIRIDSITLLFFGGVAAIEEQEPEPRTEFIMALAGPLTSLCIGLTSAVIVYLIHFFITSTAEAGILIYIFGYLAILNVLLFAFNLLPAFPMDGGRVLRAYLAGRMPLHKATSIASTIGKGFAIMFGLVGLLLFSPILILIAFFIYIGAGQESAVTRYNFLLKDVTVGDIMARPIVDVQPQMPLSDVLALMYQTKHLGFPVIDRGVLMGIITLTDLARTPVLDRDAMQVRDVMTREVITLPPHAPVMDALRIMTRQDIGRIPVMSDDNILGIVTKSDIFTVIELREV, encoded by the coding sequence ATGGATGGCTCATTTAAAATCGGGCGGTTGTTTGGTATACCTGTCCTGATTCATTTTACTTTTTTACTTATTATTCCATTATTTGCCTGGATAATAGGGTCTGATATAGACTTTACAATACAAATGGTCAGCAATACTTTTCAAGTCGATATTGATGATTCTCTCATTATCTCCGGGTATATACCATATCTGCTGGGAGCAATTATTGCACTTGGGCTATTTGTCGGAGTTTTTATTCATGAGCTCTCTCATTCACTCATTGCACTTCGTGCTGGTATTCGGATTGATAGTATAACCCTTCTCTTTTTTGGAGGTGTTGCGGCTATTGAAGAACAGGAACCAGAACCGAGAACAGAATTTATAATGGCTCTGGCCGGGCCTCTTACAAGCCTTTGTATTGGTTTAACTTCTGCGGTTATTGTATATCTGATTCATTTCTTCATTACTTCAACGGCAGAAGCAGGGATTCTTATCTATATCTTCGGATATCTTGCGATATTGAATGTTCTATTATTTGCATTTAACCTGCTTCCTGCATTTCCTATGGATGGAGGAAGAGTTCTACGTGCATATCTGGCCGGACGAATGCCTCTGCATAAAGCAACATCGATAGCTTCCACAATTGGGAAGGGATTTGCCATTATGTTCGGATTGGTTGGACTACTCTTGTTTTCGCCAATTTTAATTTTAATTGCTTTTTTTATATATATTGGAGCAGGACAGGAATCAGCAGTTACCCGCTATAATTTCCTTCTGAAGGACGTTACTGTGGGAGATATAATGGCTCGACCGATTGTGGATGTCCAGCCTCAGATGCCGTTATCCGATGTGTTAGCACTCATGTACCAGACAAAACATCTGGGTTTTCCGGTAATTGACCGGGGTGTTTTAATGGGGATTATTACACTCACCGATCTTGCCCGCACTCCTGTTCTTGACCGTGATGCCATGCAGGTTCGTGATGTTATGACAAGAGAAGTGATTACCCTTCCACCTCATGCTCCGGTAATGGATGCACTTCGTATTATGACCAGACAGGATATTGGGAGAATCCCTGTTATGTCTGATGATAATATTCTTGGAATCGTAACAAAGTCTGATATATTTACAGTTATTGAACTTCGGGAAGTGTAA
- a CDS encoding radical SAM protein, with the protein MNPSAWIIDGYVDEPACLGVPPYISPYIRTVAGVLLSHDISVTYHTIDEIRIQPGLLTDAGNADYVVIIAGMTVPGKYLGGIPVTWQEIQQIGSALTRPHTFLGGPILFGSGSSGGQIAHKRGEFNVDTQLIGSPAGSLNRWLSGNIPSSSFDYQTEDPWSVLGSEIIKQHPCYPHVMCEIETARGCSREVTGGCAFCTEPLYGPPQYRSKEGIKSEIAALSKNGAVHFRIGRQPDILTWHAGSGEFPTPRPDLLEQLFSSIRVAAPNLKTLHIDNVNPGTIARHPEKAKEALSVIIRHHTPGDIAAFGMETADPEVIEANNLKATPEMVMDAIRIVHEIGSVRRNGIPEILPGLNFIAGLAGETARTYELNRMFLENVQKAGYLIRRVNIRQLMPFEGTKAYEKNALPVPEKIFHAFKDWTRKQFDLPMLKKVFPLHTILRSVIIEEEGDISFGRQMGTYPILVGIPLSLPKHTVIDTIVVGHGMRSLTALPYPIPINSLSHTALKWLPGISKKGIVQVMAKRPFQNLTTFEKVAGVHLPDNILDFTLPEVQ; encoded by the coding sequence ATGAATCCTTCGGCATGGATAATTGATGGATATGTGGATGAACCAGCCTGCCTTGGTGTTCCACCATATATTTCTCCGTATATCAGAACCGTTGCCGGTGTGTTACTCTCTCATGATATCTCTGTAACGTACCATACAATAGATGAGATCCGGATACAACCAGGTCTTTTAACAGATGCCGGTAATGCAGATTATGTGGTCATAATTGCCGGTATGACTGTCCCAGGTAAATATTTAGGCGGAATCCCGGTAACATGGCAGGAGATACAACAGATAGGATCAGCTCTCACCAGGCCACATACTTTTCTTGGGGGGCCGATTTTATTTGGTTCAGGATCAAGTGGAGGCCAGATAGCCCATAAGAGAGGAGAATTCAATGTGGATACACAGCTTATCGGTTCTCCAGCCGGATCTTTAAACCGGTGGCTTTCAGGAAATATTCCTTCATCTTCTTTTGATTATCAGACTGAAGATCCCTGGTCAGTTCTGGGATCTGAAATTATCAAACAGCATCCCTGCTATCCCCATGTCATGTGTGAGATAGAAACAGCTCGGGGATGCAGCAGGGAGGTTACAGGAGGATGTGCCTTTTGCACTGAACCCTTGTATGGTCCCCCTCAGTACAGATCAAAAGAAGGAATTAAATCCGAAATTGCAGCTTTATCAAAAAATGGAGCAGTTCATTTCAGAATAGGAAGACAACCGGATATTCTGACCTGGCATGCGGGATCAGGAGAATTCCCAACTCCAAGACCAGATCTTCTTGAACAATTATTCTCGTCCATCAGAGTGGCTGCACCAAACCTGAAGACCCTTCATATTGACAATGTTAATCCTGGAACCATTGCTCGACATCCGGAAAAAGCTAAGGAAGCCTTGTCAGTTATCATCAGACATCATACACCTGGCGATATTGCTGCTTTTGGTATGGAAACCGCTGATCCTGAGGTTATCGAAGCAAATAATCTCAAAGCCACACCTGAAATGGTTATGGATGCTATCCGGATCGTTCATGAGATCGGAAGTGTCAGGCGAAACGGAATACCTGAAATTCTTCCAGGATTAAATTTTATCGCAGGCCTAGCCGGAGAAACAGCCCGTACATATGAATTAAACCGAATGTTTTTAGAAAATGTCCAAAAAGCCGGATACCTCATTCGAAGAGTAAATATACGTCAGTTAATGCCTTTTGAAGGAACAAAAGCATACGAAAAAAATGCACTTCCGGTTCCTGAGAAAATATTTCATGCGTTCAAAGATTGGACACGGAAACAATTTGATCTCCCTATGCTGAAAAAAGTCTTTCCTCTCCATACTATCCTCCGGTCAGTCATCATTGAAGAGGAAGGAGATATTTCATTTGGTAGGCAGATGGGGACATATCCTATCCTGGTAGGTATACCACTTTCTCTTCCAAAACACACCGTTATCGATACGATTGTTGTTGGACATGGGATGCGTTCCCTAACTGCACTTCCGTACCCAATTCCAATAAACAGCCTTTCTCATACTGCTCTGAAATGGCTGCCAGGTATATCAAAAAAAGGGATTGTTCAGGTTATGGCAAAACGGCCATTCCAAAACCTTACTACATTTGAAAAAGTAGCAGGAGTTCATCTTCCGGATAATATCCTGGATTTTACACTTCCCGAAGTTCAATAA
- a CDS encoding DHH family phosphoesterase, producing the protein MPGFSPAPSPGIRTYLICGCGSVGYLILEELKKEGGRLLCMDSNPERVQELREQKIEAFLRDLTDSEMLQGIDNFDIAFVVSDNHEANIAGLKTIRKKYPKVHIVARAQDPINEKLLMEEGADLVLYPQHVVAKAAIEHLHRLEKHHLSRDLFALLASWSGVFGIVTHTNPDPDAIASAMALSAIAKRANPNLETRIIYDGIIGHQENRTLVNLLDIRMEKLRQEVLNECTHIALVDSKGPGANNGLIHSMPVDIIIDHHQEDITNLDKAHFIDIRQNVGACATILTEYLKELNIEPDEKVATALLYGIRADTKQFRRNVSPNDLEYAAYLLEFSDADLLEKIMSPQYSHETIDIIGAAIKNRKTRNGYLFSNVGFVRNRDALPQAADLLINLEGISTALVYGITEDAIIMSGRNRDLRLNLGNVMSEAFSDVGDAGGHATMAAASIPLYVFSHVKEKEELLHLVIDPVLQNFYRLVGLLEDEESEV; encoded by the coding sequence ATGCCTGGATTCAGCCCTGCACCGTCACCTGGGATCAGAACCTACCTCATCTGCGGTTGCGGAAGTGTCGGATACCTGATACTTGAAGAACTCAAGAAAGAAGGTGGCAGACTGCTCTGCATGGATAGCAACCCTGAACGGGTTCAAGAGTTACGAGAGCAGAAAATAGAAGCATTCCTCCGCGATCTGACCGATTCGGAAATGTTGCAGGGAATCGATAATTTTGATATAGCCTTTGTAGTCAGTGACAATCATGAGGCAAATATCGCTGGTTTGAAAACAATCAGAAAAAAATATCCAAAAGTCCACATTGTAGCCCGTGCCCAGGATCCGATCAATGAAAAACTTCTGATGGAAGAGGGCGCGGACCTTGTGCTCTACCCGCAGCATGTCGTTGCCAAAGCAGCAATAGAACATTTGCATCGACTGGAAAAACACCATTTATCACGTGATCTGTTTGCACTGCTCGCCTCCTGGTCTGGAGTATTCGGAATAGTAACACATACAAACCCGGACCCTGATGCAATAGCCAGCGCAATGGCCCTCTCGGCAATCGCAAAACGGGCAAATCCAAACCTTGAGACCAGAATAATTTATGATGGAATCATCGGACACCAGGAAAACCGGACACTCGTAAACCTTCTTGATATCAGAATGGAAAAACTCCGGCAAGAAGTGCTGAATGAATGTACGCACATCGCACTTGTTGATAGTAAAGGTCCAGGTGCAAATAACGGGCTTATCCATTCCATGCCGGTGGATATCATCATTGATCATCATCAGGAAGATATCACAAACCTCGACAAAGCACATTTTATTGATATCAGACAGAATGTTGGTGCTTGTGCAACAATTCTGACCGAATATCTCAAAGAACTCAATATAGAACCGGATGAGAAAGTAGCAACTGCTCTTCTCTATGGTATCAGGGCAGATACAAAACAATTCAGAAGAAATGTATCCCCAAATGATCTCGAATATGCTGCTTATCTTCTGGAATTCAGTGATGCGGATCTTCTTGAAAAGATCATGTCACCCCAGTATTCTCATGAAACTATTGATATTATCGGGGCGGCGATAAAAAACAGAAAAACCAGAAATGGGTACCTTTTTTCAAATGTGGGTTTTGTCAGAAATCGCGATGCCCTTCCCCAGGCAGCAGATCTTCTGATTAATCTTGAAGGGATCAGCACCGCGCTGGTTTATGGAATCACCGAAGATGCAATCATTATGTCAGGAAGAAACCGTGACCTACGGCTCAACCTTGGCAATGTGATGAGCGAAGCTTTCTCAGATGTTGGTGATGCCGGTGGACATGCAACCATGGCTGCAGCAAGCATCCCCCTTTATGTCTTCTCTCATGTAAAGGAAAAGGAAGAACTTCTCCATCTTGTCATAGATCCAGTATTACAAAATTTTTACCGGCTGGTTGGTCTCCTGGAGGATGAGGAGAGTGAAGTATGA